From Nitrospiraceae bacterium:
GCTCAGCTCCTCGAGGATGAACGGTATCGACCGCACGATCTTCCATTCACCGTGCAGACGATTCCAAATGTGTTCGGTGAGGCCTTCAATCGACTGGGAAGCCTCGAAGTCGGCGACACACTGAATCTGACTGATGTGGGACCAATCCGAGCACAATTGCCACGTGTGTTGCCGATTCGATCGGGAGCGATGGGGCCCTACTGCTTTTCCTCAATCCAGATTCGTCGGGGAGCGGTTTTCCCCAATGTTCCAGCCAGTAGTACAGCTCGACGATTCCGCGATATGGTGGAGGAAACCACTCCGTGGTTCCTTTGCCTCGTGCCGGAACGTCCGTGAGGCGGAATAACCCCGCGCTTTCATTCGACAGCACCGCAACCAATCCGAACACCGATAACGACAGAAAACCGCTGAAAAATTGACCGTCTATCGACCCTTTGTTAGACTTCGACAGTGTCCATCCACACATCATTTCTAAACCACCCCAACCCCTAAACTCACCATGACATCGGGGCATAGGATCCGAGCCATCCAGGATAATATCGCGTGCGTCATCAAGGGAAAACCGCACGTCATTGAAATGGCGGTAGTCTGCCTTCTGGCGCGAGGTCATCTGCTCCTGGAGGATGTTCCCGGCGTCGGCAAGACCACGCTCGCACACAGTCTGGCCCGTTCACTCGACTGCTCCTTCAAACGCATTCAGTTCACCAGCGACCTCCTGCCGTCGGATATCGTAGGTGTATCGATCTTCAATCGGCAAAAACAGGGGTTCGAATTCATGCCTGGCCCCATCTTCGCAAATGTCGTCTTGGCGGATGAGATCAATCGAACGACGCCGAAGACGCAGAGCAGCCTCTTAGAGGCGATGAGTGAAGCGCAAATTTCCGTCGACAACCAGACCTATCCCTTGCGCCAACCGTTCATGGTCATCGCGACACAAAACCCGGCTGAATTCCATGGAACGTTTCCCTTACCGGAATCTCAACTCGATCGATTCCTGATGCGTCTGCGTATCGGCTACCCCGCGGCAGAAGAGGAACGCAAGGTGCTCGACCGTCCCCATTCGCTCCACCCGGCGGAACATTTACAGCCTGTGGCGGCAGTTTCAGATGTCCTCGAACTTCAGGCGCGCGTCGAACAAGTTCACATCGAAGAGAGCCTGATGGACTACCTACTTGCCATTGTGCACGCCACCCGTCAGAGTGAATTCCTCGCATTGGGTGTCAGCACAAGAGGCGCGGTAGCGCTCAGCACGAGCGCCAAAGCCTTAGCACTCGTTCGTGGCCGAGACTATTGTCTCCCAGAGGACATGAAAGAGTTGGCCCCCGCTGTTCTCTCCCATCGCATCATGGTGAATCGAACCCACAGCATGCGGGCGCAGAATTTTGAACAGGCTGAACAGATCGTGTCGGATATCGTGGACACGGTTCCCGTTCCCGTATAAACACCACGAATCCTGAATGGAACACCCACCATGAAGATATTGGTGGACCACTTAGCCTCGTTCCTTCGCTGGCTCCTGAACCGGCTGTCTGTTCGTCGCTCGATTCGCCTTACATCAGAAGGGACTCGCTTCCTCCTCTTCACCCTTGGAATCGGGATTGCCGCCATCAATACCGGCAATAATCTCTTCTACTTGCTGCTGGCGATGATGTTGAGCCTCATCGTGATTTCTGGGCTCCTGTCCGAATACAGTCTTCGACGCCTGGAGTTTCGTCGACATTTTCCCGATCTGATCACTGCCCAAGACCCGACGACGGTTACTCTCTCGGTGACCAATCGCAATGGTCACATTCCCAGTTTTTCTCTCCATCTGCTTGATATTGTCGACGGCATTGATATCGATCGCGGCATGTGGATTCGTCACCTCCCTGCTCGGCAAGCAGTCCTGCTCTCATATTCGCTCGTGGCTGCCAAACGAGGCTGGCTCAAGCTCGACGGCCTTCGAGTTCAGACCTTGTTTCCGTTCGGTCTCTTTCTCAAGCGGGCGCTGTTTCGTATGCCGTCGCAGCTTCTCGTCGGGCCTCAGATCAAACCGATGGCTGTCCGATTCGTGGACGAACTGGTTTCGCAAGGCCAGGGACACTCGTTCCCGCGGCACGGCCATGGAACGGAACTTCATAACCTTCGTCTCTACCAGCCAGGGGATGACTCCCGGACCATTCATTGGATGTCCACAGCCCGCACTTCTCAGCTGATCGTCCGTGAGACCGAAACCGATGACCAGCGGCGCCTCACAGTTGCATTATCGACCACGGCGCCTCGCCAGAATGACGCGTTGTTTGAACGAGCCGTCATCTTGGTCGCATCACTTCTATGGGAACTGTCTCAACGATCGTACTTCGTTCGACTGGTGGTCGGGACAGCGGACTCCGGCTTTGGAGCAGGCACTGCGCACTTCGGAACGATCCTGCGTTTGCTGGCTTTATGTCAACGCCGGAACCCGAATGACAAGGAGACACCGTGTTATTGTCATGACGGCCAAGACGGGTATCTACTGGCTGTCATCCCGTGGTCCGACCCCACAGCATCTGCGGCATGGGCAGACGCAGATCGACTGCTCGATGAAACGCAGCTAGAAGAGCTCACCCATGGCCATTGACCAAACCTTCCGATTCAGCTCCCTGCTGCTGGCTGCCTCGGCCTTTACTGGTCTGGTATTGGCGCACGCGGTCCCGCTGTGGCTAGCCGTCCTGACAGGCATCATCTTGAGCCTCACGCTGCTGCAGACTGCGGGCGTGATGGCACATCGAATCATAGCGGCAGGGACTATGGTGCGATCGGTGATCTGGAATCTCGTTCTAATCGCGGCGTTCATCGGTTTTATCCTGGACCTCTTCCTCATCTCGCGGGAACTCCTCCCGGCCGGCATCCACTTTCTGGTGATTCTCCTCACCATCAAGCTGGCCTCACTCCGCGAGCGGCGCGACTTTCGTCATCTGTATGCCATCAGTCTGATGGCCATTTTAGCTTCCGCCGCCTTGACGACCGATGTCTGGTACGTCCCGATCTTTCTGCTCTATCTCCTGGCCGCCGTCTGGACGCTCTTGCTCCACCACCTCACCGATAATGCTCGTCAGGCTGATACATCTAGGAGCGCTGTCGCTCTCAGCCATCGAATAACCAGCAGATTTTTCTGGCTCACAAATGGTATTGCCCTGACCACGTTCGGTATGACGCTCCTCATCTTCTTTATCATGCCCCGCGTCGGCACGGGATGGGTGCAAAAATCCCAGAACGCAGGGCTTCGCGCGACAGGATTCTCTGATCGAGTCGATTTGGGCACGATCGGCTCGATCAAGCAAGATCCGAGCATCGTGATGCGTGTGGAGCTGCCGGATCAGGCGACGGATCGACACGAAGCTCTCTACCTCCGGGGCACTGCGTACAATTATTATGACGGCCGCGCATGGAACTCGAATCCCGTGTATCGCCGTTCGCTGGCTATGTCGACGGAAGGGACATTTGTCGTCCGGTCAGGAGGGATCCGGTCATATGGGCATTCGTCACTACCATTGCGACAGGACATTCTCCTGGAAGCGCTCGACACCTCCGTCTTGTTTGCCGCACCAATTGCCGAGTCAATTAGTGGAGAATTTCCTGCTGTTCAAGCCGATACCATGGGCGGACTTCACTTGCCGTTTCCATCGACGTCACGCATCCGATATTCCGTCACCTCGCAACCGCGTCAGATGACGCCGGATGAACAATCGGCTCCTGTGCTGGATTATCCGGAAGCCATTCGCCGCCACTATCTTCAAGTGCCAAAGATTTCAGACCAGGTGGGCGAATTAGCGCAAGACATTGTGCGCAAAGCCACAGGCCCGTACGAAAAGGCGCTCGCAATTCAGGAACATCTTACCCAAAACTATCGATACAGTCTGGACGTCGAGACGTCCACCATCGAACATCCCGTCGAGGATTTCCTCTTCGTCCGAAAAACTGGATATTGTGAGCACTATGCGACTGCCATGGTGATCCTCCTCAGATCCGTAGGCATCCCGGCGCGATTGGTAACGGGATTTCTCGCAACGGAATGGAACGAGTACGGTGGATACTACACGGTCCGTCAACAAGATGCTCATGCCTGGGTGGAAGTGTTTTTTCCTCGTTCAGGCTGGATTACCATGGATCCCACGCCAACGGTTGGCACCTCTATGGCCGGATCTCGGGGAGAGATTCTGCGAAGGCTGGGCGAGTCGTTTCGATTGTACTGGGATCGACTATTCGTTCGGTACAGCGCGGCAGATCAACTGACGTTGGTCTATGGAATCCGACAAAGCAGCGATATCCTTCGCGATCACATCAGCACCATGTTCTCCAGCTTCTTGTCCCCTTTGACTCATCTAGTTGCTACACTTACACCCAACGCGCGAGCGTCTCAGCAAGGGGCCTTATGGTTCTTAGGCGGCTCAGCTCTTTTTGGTCTTGTAGTCCTCGCAACATTGATCTGGAGGAAAACGCAGTGGAAAGCAGCCGCTCAGAACGGCGGTGCGCGTCATCACCGAGCCATCGTGGGGCTGTATGTCCAAATGAGAAGAGTTGCAGAACGAGAGGGCATCACACGATCCGTTTCCACCACTCCGAAAGAGTTTGTGCAGCAGGTTCATCATCGGTGTGTTACTGCAGGACCGTCGGCGGCGGGATTCATTGAACTGTATTGCCGTGTGCGGTTCGGCCGTCATTTGCTCACGCAACAAGAATTCGCACAAGCGACAGAATACGCTAATTCTTTCCGTCGGATTCTACGAACGAGTTAACGATCTCTTTCCAGCTCTGCCCCACCGCGTGTTCCCTTCGCGCACTGCACCAGCTCGACCCAACGGGAGAAAATTCGTTTCCTCTTACCACCTCGGTTCCTGATTTCCATCGGTTATTCGAGGCTTAAGGAACACGAAACTCTCGCCGTTGGTCAGAATTACAGCAACAGGGGTTAGGAAGGTGACATGGGCTGGAGCGGGAAACGGGATTTGAACCCGCGACCCTCGCCTTGGCAAGGCGATGCTCTACCACTGAGCTATTCCCGCTCACATTTTTACGGAGAGGGACGGGATTCTACTGAGCAAGGGAGGGGCTGTCAAGCAAGCCAACGAGACTGAATTTTTCGCTATTTTTCAGCGTTACAGATTGCCCACATGCTACGAAATAGTAACGCGACGATACTTTTCGTATGTATATGAAATTAAAAGTATTATTGAGAAGCGCACGTCATTCCAGCATATCCGCGATACACCAACTACTCACAGCACTGCTCAGATCACATCTCAACGGAAGCAAGGATTTAAGAACAATTGACATTGATATCAACTGCTTACGATTATAATCCCATCCCCGATCTAGAGGACCTTTATGGTTCGATTATTGCGA
This genomic window contains:
- a CDS encoding MoxR family ATPase, producing MTSGHRIRAIQDNIACVIKGKPHVIEMAVVCLLARGHLLLEDVPGVGKTTLAHSLARSLDCSFKRIQFTSDLLPSDIVGVSIFNRQKQGFEFMPGPIFANVVLADEINRTTPKTQSSLLEAMSEAQISVDNQTYPLRQPFMVIATQNPAEFHGTFPLPESQLDRFLMRLRIGYPAAEEERKVLDRPHSLHPAEHLQPVAAVSDVLELQARVEQVHIEESLMDYLLAIVHATRQSEFLALGVSTRGAVALSTSAKALALVRGRDYCLPEDMKELAPAVLSHRIMVNRTHSMRAQNFEQAEQIVSDIVDTVPVPV
- a CDS encoding DUF58 domain-containing protein; its protein translation is MKILVDHLASFLRWLLNRLSVRRSIRLTSEGTRFLLFTLGIGIAAINTGNNLFYLLLAMMLSLIVISGLLSEYSLRRLEFRRHFPDLITAQDPTTVTLSVTNRNGHIPSFSLHLLDIVDGIDIDRGMWIRHLPARQAVLLSYSLVAAKRGWLKLDGLRVQTLFPFGLFLKRALFRMPSQLLVGPQIKPMAVRFVDELVSQGQGHSFPRHGHGTELHNLRLYQPGDDSRTIHWMSTARTSQLIVRETETDDQRRLTVALSTTAPRQNDALFERAVILVASLLWELSQRSYFVRLVVGTADSGFGAGTAHFGTILRLLALCQRRNPNDKETPCYCHDGQDGYLLAVIPWSDPTASAAWADADRLLDETQLEELTHGH
- a CDS encoding DUF3488 and transglutaminase-like domain-containing protein, producing MAIDQTFRFSSLLLAASAFTGLVLAHAVPLWLAVLTGIILSLTLLQTAGVMAHRIIAAGTMVRSVIWNLVLIAAFIGFILDLFLISRELLPAGIHFLVILLTIKLASLRERRDFRHLYAISLMAILASAALTTDVWYVPIFLLYLLAAVWTLLLHHLTDNARQADTSRSAVALSHRITSRFFWLTNGIALTTFGMTLLIFFIMPRVGTGWVQKSQNAGLRATGFSDRVDLGTIGSIKQDPSIVMRVELPDQATDRHEALYLRGTAYNYYDGRAWNSNPVYRRSLAMSTEGTFVVRSGGIRSYGHSSLPLRQDILLEALDTSVLFAAPIAESISGEFPAVQADTMGGLHLPFPSTSRIRYSVTSQPRQMTPDEQSAPVLDYPEAIRRHYLQVPKISDQVGELAQDIVRKATGPYEKALAIQEHLTQNYRYSLDVETSTIEHPVEDFLFVRKTGYCEHYATAMVILLRSVGIPARLVTGFLATEWNEYGGYYTVRQQDAHAWVEVFFPRSGWITMDPTPTVGTSMAGSRGEILRRLGESFRLYWDRLFVRYSAADQLTLVYGIRQSSDILRDHISTMFSSFLSPLTHLVATLTPNARASQQGALWFLGGSALFGLVVLATLIWRKTQWKAAAQNGGARHHRAIVGLYVQMRRVAEREGITRSVSTTPKEFVQQVHHRCVTAGPSAAGFIELYCRVRFGRHLLTQQEFAQATEYANSFRRILRTS